One segment of Vibrio mimicus DNA contains the following:
- a CDS encoding cell division protein FtsQ/DivIB, producing the protein MINKVLIEGHRITRSPQVKQHACGASFFLVVLLLIGGLLYSTISWMWDEQRLPLSKLVLQGDLQYVSALDVQRVLARLEHIGTFMSQDINVLQESVQSIPWVSHASIRKQWPDTIKVYLTEYQVEALWNANALLDKNGTVFYGDIAQVKGEYVKLYGPDGTAPQVLKAWRDFNPKFAQLGLNISSLVLNERRAWQIILDNGIRLELGKESLEERISRFFLLYKQLGNKAEQVSYIDLRYDTGAAVGWFPEQELTQEKNDD; encoded by the coding sequence TTGATCAACAAGGTACTTATAGAAGGCCATAGAATCACCCGTTCACCGCAAGTAAAACAACATGCCTGTGGTGCGAGTTTTTTTCTGGTGGTGCTATTGCTGATAGGTGGTTTACTGTATTCGACGATCAGTTGGATGTGGGACGAACAACGTCTTCCTCTCTCGAAACTCGTTTTGCAGGGTGACTTACAATATGTTTCTGCCCTCGATGTGCAGCGAGTATTAGCTCGTTTGGAGCATATCGGAACATTTATGTCGCAAGATATTAATGTTCTACAAGAGAGTGTGCAGTCGATCCCATGGGTATCTCATGCATCGATTAGGAAACAGTGGCCTGATACGATTAAAGTTTATTTAACTGAATATCAGGTCGAAGCGCTATGGAATGCCAATGCGTTATTAGATAAAAATGGCACGGTATTTTATGGTGATATTGCGCAAGTAAAAGGCGAATACGTTAAATTATATGGACCTGATGGCACTGCGCCGCAGGTATTAAAAGCGTGGCGAGATTTCAACCCGAAATTTGCTCAGTTAGGTTTAAATATCTCCTCATTAGTATTAAATGAGCGACGAGCTTGGCAAATAATTCTCGACAATGGTATTCGTCTGGAATTGGGAAAAGAGTCATTAGAAGAGCGAATATCGCGATTCTTTTTACTTTATAAACAATTAGGTAATAAAGCTGAACAAGTCAGCTATATCGACCTCAGGTATGATACTGGAGCTGCGGTAGGTTGGTTCCCTGAACAAGAGTTAACACAAGAGAAAAACGATGACTAA
- the ftsA gene encoding cell division protein FtsA, whose translation MTKTVDDNIVVGLDIGTATVSALVGEILPDGQINIIGAGSSPSRGMDKGGVNDLESVVKSVQRAIDQAEMMAECKISQVFLSISGRHIASRIEKGMGTISDEEVSQEDMDRAIHTAKSIKIGEEQRILHVIPQEFTIDYQEGIKNPLGLSGVRMEVSVHLITCHNDMARNIIKAVERCGLKVEQLVYSGLAASNAVITEDERELGVCVVDIGAGTMDIAIWTGGALRHTEVFSYAGNAVTSDIAFAFGTPVSDAEEIKVKYGCALSELVSKDDTVNVPSVGGRPSRSLQRQTLSEVIEPRYTELMGLVNQTVDSVQESLRKDGIKHHLAAGVVLTGGAAQIEGLVECAERVFRNQVRVGKPLEVSGLTDYVKEPYHSTAVGLLHYARDSQISDDTEYQEPKRPSMTGWVGRLRNWIQKEF comes from the coding sequence ATGACTAAGACTGTCGATGACAACATTGTTGTTGGTCTGGACATAGGCACTGCCACCGTCTCCGCTCTCGTGGGTGAAATACTCCCTGATGGTCAAATTAATATTATTGGCGCGGGTAGTAGCCCATCCCGCGGGATGGATAAAGGTGGCGTTAACGATCTTGAATCGGTAGTGAAATCGGTTCAACGTGCGATTGATCAAGCCGAAATGATGGCGGAATGTAAAATCAGCCAGGTATTCCTTTCGATTTCAGGTCGACACATTGCCAGTCGCATTGAGAAAGGAATGGGGACAATTTCAGATGAAGAAGTCTCTCAAGAAGATATGGATCGCGCGATCCATACAGCAAAATCAATCAAAATTGGTGAAGAACAACGCATTCTGCATGTTATTCCACAGGAATTCACCATAGATTATCAGGAAGGCATCAAGAACCCACTCGGTTTATCTGGGGTTCGCATGGAAGTGAGTGTGCACCTGATCACTTGCCATAATGATATGGCAAGAAACATCATTAAAGCAGTTGAACGCTGTGGGCTAAAAGTTGAACAATTAGTCTATTCAGGCCTAGCGGCTAGTAACGCGGTGATTACGGAAGATGAGCGCGAGCTCGGTGTCTGCGTGGTTGATATTGGTGCGGGCACCATGGATATCGCGATCTGGACTGGTGGCGCATTGCGTCACACTGAGGTTTTTTCGTACGCTGGAAATGCCGTCACGAGTGATATTGCCTTTGCTTTTGGTACGCCAGTCAGTGATGCGGAAGAAATTAAAGTAAAATATGGCTGTGCACTGAGTGAATTAGTCAGCAAAGATGACACGGTAAATGTTCCCAGTGTTGGTGGACGTCCATCGAGAAGTTTGCAACGCCAGACCTTGTCGGAAGTCATCGAGCCTCGCTACACTGAGCTGATGGGCTTGGTCAATCAGACTGTGGATTCGGTACAAGAATCCCTGCGTAAAGATGGTATCAAACATCATCTGGCAGCCGGAGTGGTGTTAACCGGCGGTGCAGCACAAATTGAAGGTTTAGTAGAATGCGCAGAGCGCGTATTCCGCAATCAAGTTAGGGTGGGTAAGCCGCTTGAAGTGAGTGGGCTTACCGACTACGTAAAAGAGCCGTATCATTCTACGGCAGTGGGATTACTTCATTACGCAAGAGATAGTCAAATCAGCGATGATACTGAATATCAAGAACCAAAACGTCCTTCAATGACGGGGTGGGTCGGCCGCTTGCGCAACTGGATACAAAAAGAGTTTTAA
- the ftsZ gene encoding cell division protein FtsZ — protein MFEPMMEMSDDAVIKVVGVGGGGGNAVEHMVRESIEGVEFMSINTDAQALRKTSVGTVIQIGGNITKGLGAGANPQVGRDAALEDKERIKEFLTGADMVFIAAGMGGGTGTGAAPVIAEVAKELGILTVAVVTKPFSFEGKKRLAFAEQGIEELSKHVDSLITIPNEKLLKVLGRGITLLEAFASANNVLKNAVQGIAELITRPGMINVDFADVRTVMSEMGHAMMGSGVARGEDRAEEAAEMAISSPLLEDIDLAGARGVLVNITAGMDMRLDEFETVGNTVKAFASDNATVVIGTSLDPDMADEIRVTVVATGIGTEKKPDITLVAGGKAKVAAVSAPAVARVEEKSAQPLHERVEVKTQPAAAPSHSSASQSVAPKPEKESGYLDIPAFLRRQAD, from the coding sequence ATGTTTGAACCGATGATGGAAATGTCTGACGATGCGGTAATCAAAGTCGTTGGAGTAGGTGGTGGCGGCGGTAACGCTGTTGAACACATGGTGCGTGAATCCATCGAAGGTGTGGAATTCATGAGTATCAATACTGATGCTCAGGCACTGCGCAAAACAAGCGTTGGTACTGTTATCCAAATTGGTGGCAATATCACCAAAGGTCTAGGCGCAGGTGCTAACCCACAAGTTGGCCGTGATGCAGCGCTAGAAGACAAAGAACGCATTAAAGAATTCCTTACTGGTGCCGATATGGTGTTTATCGCAGCAGGTATGGGTGGCGGTACAGGAACCGGAGCTGCACCAGTGATTGCCGAAGTGGCAAAAGAGTTGGGCATTCTAACGGTTGCTGTGGTAACTAAACCTTTTAGCTTTGAAGGCAAAAAGCGTTTGGCTTTTGCTGAGCAGGGGATTGAAGAGCTATCTAAGCACGTTGATTCACTGATCACGATTCCAAACGAAAAGCTGCTCAAAGTGTTAGGTCGTGGTATCACGTTACTGGAAGCCTTTGCGAGCGCGAACAACGTACTTAAAAATGCAGTGCAAGGCATCGCAGAGCTGATTACTCGCCCTGGCATGATTAACGTCGACTTTGCGGATGTACGCACCGTGATGTCGGAAATGGGTCATGCCATGATGGGTAGCGGTGTTGCAAGAGGCGAGGACCGTGCGGAAGAGGCCGCTGAAATGGCGATTTCTAGCCCACTACTGGAAGACATTGATCTTGCTGGTGCTCGTGGTGTTCTAGTGAACATCACCGCTGGTATGGATATGCGACTGGATGAATTTGAAACTGTAGGCAATACTGTTAAAGCTTTCGCTTCTGACAATGCAACAGTAGTGATCGGTACTTCGTTAGATCCAGATATGGCTGATGAAATCCGTGTAACGGTTGTGGCAACAGGTATTGGTACCGAGAAAAAACCTGATATTACGCTAGTGGCAGGTGGTAAAGCTAAAGTTGCTGCTGTCTCAGCTCCTGCTGTGGCTCGTGTTGAAGAGAAATCGGCACAGCCTTTGCATGAAAGAGTTGAAGTCAAAACTCAACCAGCAGCAGCGCCTTCGCACTCTTCGGCAAGTCAGAGTGTCGCGCCAAAGCCAGAAAAAGAGAGCGGATATTTAGATATTCCAGCTTTCCTGAGACGTCAAGCTGACTAA
- the lpxC gene encoding UDP-3-O-acyl-N-acetylglucosamine deacetylase: MIRQRTLKEIVKTTGVGLHSGRKVTLTLRPAAANTGIVYRRTDVNPPVDFPADPASVRDTMLCTALVNDQGVRISTVEHLNAALAGMGIDNAIIEVDAPEIPIMDGSASPFVYLLQQAGIETLNAPKRFIRIKKPVRIEDGDKWAEFVPFNGFRMDFEIEFNHPAIEGDDQRLVFDFSSQGFVKEISRARTFGFMRDIEYLQSQNLCLGGSFDCAIVLDDYRILNEEGLRFDNEFVTHKVLDAIGDLYMAGHAIVGEFRAYKSGHGLNNQLLRAVLADQEAWEWATFEEEVGSPVAFAEPNMVLA; encoded by the coding sequence ATGATCAGACAACGTACTCTTAAAGAAATAGTGAAAACAACTGGGGTGGGCTTACACTCTGGTCGTAAAGTTACGCTGACTCTTCGCCCGGCCGCAGCCAATACGGGGATCGTGTATCGCCGTACTGACGTCAACCCACCGGTTGATTTTCCTGCCGATCCGGCATCTGTGCGTGACACAATGCTTTGCACCGCTTTGGTGAATGATCAAGGCGTGCGCATTTCAACGGTTGAGCACCTGAATGCCGCTTTAGCTGGCATGGGTATCGATAACGCGATTATCGAAGTGGATGCACCTGAAATCCCGATCATGGATGGTAGTGCTAGTCCCTTTGTTTATCTGCTGCAACAAGCAGGTATTGAAACGCTGAATGCACCAAAACGCTTCATCCGCATTAAGAAACCTGTACGTATTGAAGACGGTGATAAATGGGCTGAATTTGTGCCATTTAACGGCTTCCGTATGGATTTCGAAATCGAATTTAATCACCCAGCAATTGAGGGTGATGATCAGCGCTTAGTGTTTGATTTCTCGTCACAAGGTTTTGTGAAAGAGATTTCTCGTGCGCGTACTTTCGGTTTCATGCGTGATATCGAATACTTGCAGTCACAAAACCTCTGTTTAGGTGGTAGTTTTGATTGCGCGATCGTTTTGGACGATTACCGTATCCTCAATGAAGAAGGGCTGCGTTTCGACAATGAATTTGTGACTCACAAAGTGCTTGATGCTATTGGTGACCTGTACATGGCTGGCCATGCGATTGTCGGTGAATTTCGTGCCTACAAATCAGGCCACGGTTTGAATAACCAACTGCTGCGTGCAGTGTTGGCCGATCAAGAAGCATGGGAATGGGCAACCTTCGAAGAAGAAGTGGGTTCACCTGTTGCGTTTGCTGAGCCGAACATGGTACTTGCGTAA
- a CDS encoding DUF721 domain-containing protein has protein sequence MRDHRPTATDELIQASKLKQIQEHAKAILQINRQLQDILPKGLKTQVHAANVRGGNLVLEAASAALKMKVDYERLHILTQLRQNGFGHLISIDVRVNPELYRQSKAHIGDTAEANPRPPLSENAAYVLLAIADHASDKVKKRLESLARLAKANQKND, from the coding sequence ATGCGTGATCATCGCCCTACTGCTACCGATGAGTTGATTCAGGCATCCAAACTCAAGCAAATCCAAGAACATGCCAAAGCTATTTTGCAGATCAATCGCCAGTTGCAGGATATTCTGCCGAAGGGCTTAAAAACGCAAGTGCATGCCGCCAACGTAAGAGGTGGGAACTTGGTTCTAGAAGCAGCAAGTGCTGCACTCAAGATGAAAGTGGATTATGAACGCTTACACATTCTCACTCAGTTAAGGCAAAACGGGTTTGGTCATTTGATCAGTATCGACGTGCGAGTCAATCCTGAGTTATACCGGCAAAGCAAAGCGCATATCGGAGATACAGCAGAGGCAAACCCTCGCCCCCCGTTATCTGAAAATGCCGCTTATGTACTGCTAGCCATTGCCGATCACGCTTCTGATAAAGTCAAAAAACGTCTAGAGAGCTTAGCGCGTTTAGCCAAAGCGAATCAAAAAAACGATTGA
- the secA gene encoding preprotein translocase subunit SecA has protein sequence MITKLLTKVIGSRNDRTLRRLRKIVKEINNYEPAFDALSDEELKAKTVEFRQRIEQGENLDQLLPEAFATVREASKRVFGMRHFDVQLIGGMVLHGGQIAEMRTGEGKTLTATLAAYLNALPGKGVHIVTVNDYLAKRDAETNRALFEFLGMTVGVNVPNMPQPAKKEAYQADILYGTNNEFGFDYLRDNMAFRPEDRVQRARFFAVVDEVDSILIDEARTPLIISGPAEDSSDLYIRINKLIPQLQKQDQEDSEEYRGDGHFTVDEKSKQVHLTETGQEFVEELLVKNGMMQEGDTLYSPANISLLHHVNAALRAHVLFEKNVDYIVTPDNEVVIVDEHTGRTMPGRRWSDGLHQAVEAKEGVKIQNENQTLASITFQNFFRLYEKLSGMTGTADTEAFEFQQIYGLETVVIPTNKPMVRNDMPDVVYRSEAEKFAAIIEDIKLRVEKGQPVLVGTVSIEKSELLSNALKKAGIKHNVLNAKFHEKEAEIVAEAGKPGAVTIATNMAGRGTDIVLGGSWQAKVEKLENPTQDQINEIKAEWKQVHDQVLQAGGLHIIGTERHESRRIDNQLRGRSGRQGDAGSSRFYLSMEDTLLRIFTSDRMAALIQSGMDEGEAIESKMLSRSIEKAQRKVEGRNFDIRKQLLEYDDVANDQRKVVYELRDELMSADDISDMIAQNREDVLNAVMDEYIPPQSMEDMWDIKGLEDRLKNDFDLPLPIQSWLDADNKLYEEALRERIIEQAVEVYKAKEQAVSPAVMRNFEKSVMLQTLDTLWKEHLAAMDHLRQGIHLRGYAQKNPKQEYKRESFELFEDLLESLKSDVITVLSKVRVQQQEEVERMEAQRRAQAEEAARHAQAQHASADDAEQDESNQPMVRDERKVGRNEPCPCGSGKKYKQCHGQIN, from the coding sequence ATGATAACTAAGCTACTGACAAAGGTGATTGGCAGTCGCAATGACCGCACACTGCGCCGTTTACGCAAGATTGTAAAAGAGATTAATAACTACGAACCTGCCTTTGATGCCCTCTCCGATGAAGAGCTAAAAGCCAAAACAGTAGAATTCCGTCAACGCATCGAGCAGGGAGAAAACCTTGACCAACTGTTGCCTGAAGCGTTTGCGACAGTTCGTGAAGCTTCTAAGCGTGTGTTCGGTATGCGCCATTTTGACGTACAGCTGATTGGCGGTATGGTGCTGCATGGTGGTCAAATCGCTGAGATGCGTACCGGTGAAGGTAAAACCTTAACTGCAACGCTGGCGGCTTACCTGAATGCTCTACCTGGCAAAGGTGTACACATTGTTACGGTCAACGATTACTTGGCCAAACGTGATGCGGAAACCAATCGAGCTCTCTTCGAATTTCTAGGTATGACGGTGGGTGTCAACGTTCCAAACATGCCGCAACCTGCTAAAAAAGAAGCCTATCAAGCGGATATTTTGTACGGAACCAATAACGAATTTGGTTTTGACTACCTGCGCGATAACATGGCATTCCGTCCTGAAGATCGTGTGCAACGCGCCCGCTTCTTCGCAGTTGTCGATGAGGTGGACTCAATTTTAATTGATGAAGCTCGTACCCCGCTGATTATTTCAGGTCCTGCGGAAGACAGTTCTGATCTCTACATTCGTATCAACAAACTGATCCCACAACTGCAAAAGCAAGACCAAGAAGACTCTGAAGAATACCGCGGTGATGGTCACTTCACGGTTGATGAAAAATCTAAACAAGTGCATTTGACCGAAACAGGTCAAGAGTTCGTAGAAGAACTGCTAGTGAAGAATGGCATGATGCAAGAGGGGGATACCCTTTACTCTCCAGCCAATATCAGTTTGCTGCACCATGTTAATGCGGCGCTGCGTGCGCATGTTCTGTTTGAAAAGAACGTCGATTACATAGTGACACCGGATAATGAAGTGGTGATCGTTGATGAACACACGGGTCGTACCATGCCGGGGCGCCGTTGGTCTGATGGTCTGCACCAAGCGGTAGAAGCGAAAGAAGGGGTGAAGATCCAGAACGAAAACCAAACACTGGCATCGATCACTTTCCAAAACTTCTTCCGTTTGTATGAAAAGTTATCCGGTATGACAGGTACAGCCGATACTGAAGCGTTCGAGTTCCAACAAATCTATGGTTTAGAAACGGTCGTTATCCCAACCAATAAACCTATGGTGCGTAATGATATGCCAGATGTGGTGTATCGTTCTGAAGCAGAAAAGTTTGCGGCCATCATTGAAGATATCAAACTTCGTGTTGAAAAAGGCCAACCGGTACTGGTCGGTACGGTTTCGATTGAAAAATCGGAATTACTGTCAAATGCACTGAAAAAAGCGGGCATTAAACACAATGTTTTGAACGCTAAGTTCCACGAAAAAGAAGCGGAAATTGTTGCTGAAGCGGGTAAACCAGGTGCCGTAACCATCGCAACCAACATGGCGGGTCGTGGTACAGATATCGTGCTGGGTGGTAGCTGGCAAGCGAAAGTGGAGAAGCTGGAAAACCCAACCCAAGATCAAATCAATGAAATTAAAGCTGAATGGAAGCAAGTACACGATCAAGTGTTGCAAGCTGGCGGCCTACACATCATTGGTACTGAGCGTCACGAATCTCGCCGTATCGATAACCAGTTACGTGGTCGTTCTGGTCGTCAAGGGGATGCAGGTTCTTCGCGTTTCTATCTCTCAATGGAAGATACCTTACTGCGTATTTTCACTTCCGACCGAATGGCGGCTTTGATCCAAAGTGGTATGGATGAAGGCGAAGCGATTGAATCAAAAATGCTCTCTCGCTCGATTGAAAAAGCACAACGTAAAGTAGAAGGTCGTAACTTCGATATCCGTAAACAGTTGCTAGAATACGATGACGTGGCGAACGATCAGCGTAAAGTGGTTTACGAATTGCGTGACGAGCTGATGAGCGCAGACGACATCAGCGACATGATCGCGCAAAACCGTGAAGATGTGCTGAATGCGGTGATGGATGAGTACATTCCGCCACAATCTATGGAAGATATGTGGGATATCAAAGGGTTGGAAGATCGCCTAAAGAACGATTTCGATCTACCACTGCCGATCCAATCTTGGTTAGATGCTGACAACAAGCTGTATGAAGAAGCGCTACGTGAGCGCATCATCGAGCAAGCGGTTGAGGTTTATAAAGCCAAAGAGCAAGCGGTTAGCCCTGCGGTGATGCGTAACTTTGAAAAATCTGTGATGCTGCAAACGTTAGATACACTGTGGAAAGAGCATCTGGCAGCGATGGATCACTTGCGTCAAGGTATTCATCTACGTGGTTACGCACAGAAAAACCCGAAACAAGAGTACAAGCGCGAGTCGTTTGAACTGTTTGAAGATCTGCTTGAGTCACTCAAATCGGATGTGATCACTGTCTTGTCCAAAGTTCGTGTTCAGCAGCAAGAAGAAGTGGAGCGTATGGAAGCTCAACGCCGCGCGCAAGCCGAAGAAGCGGCGCGTCATGCACAAGCGCAACACGCGAGTGCTGATGATGCTGAGCAAGACGAGTCGAACCAGCCTATGGTGCGTGATGAACGCAAAGTAGGCCGTAACGAACCTTGTCCATGCGGTAGCGGTAAAAAATACAAACAGTGTCACGGGCAAATTAACTAA
- the mutT gene encoding 8-oxo-dGTP diphosphatase MutT codes for MKRIHIVAGIIFNSDQSEIFITKRPDHLHKGGFWEFPGGKVEAGESREQAMVRELEEEIGITVTEQQAFQHFDFDYTDKSLSFDFMLVTAFDGQPHGREGQQGGWVKIADLANYRFPEANEPVLQQVIAQFG; via the coding sequence TTGAAACGCATCCATATTGTTGCAGGGATCATCTTCAACTCAGATCAGAGCGAAATTTTCATCACCAAACGTCCCGACCATCTGCATAAAGGCGGTTTTTGGGAGTTCCCCGGTGGTAAGGTGGAAGCGGGAGAAAGCCGAGAGCAAGCCATGGTTCGTGAGCTTGAAGAAGAGATCGGCATTACCGTGACGGAGCAACAAGCCTTCCAACATTTTGATTTCGACTATACGGACAAATCGCTGAGCTTCGATTTTATGCTCGTGACGGCTTTTGATGGTCAGCCTCATGGCCGTGAAGGCCAGCAAGGCGGTTGGGTGAAAATTGCCGATTTGGCCAATTACCGTTTCCCTGAAGCGAATGAACCTGTGCTCCAGCAAGTGATTGCTCAATTTGGTTAA
- the dapB gene encoding 4-hydroxy-tetrahydrodipicolinate reductase has protein sequence MVRIAIAGAAGRMGRNLVKATHQNPLSELGAGSERPESSLVGVDIGELCGIGKQGIVLVDNLEQAVEQFDVIIDFTAPASTLANLALCEQHGKKLVIGTTGFTDAQRQTIEQAAKKIPIVMAPNYSVGVNLVFKLLEKAAKVMGDYCDIEIIEAHHRHKVDAPSGTAIGMGEAIAHAMGNQLSDVAVYAREGITGERSRNEIGFATIRAGDIIGEHTAMFADIGERVEITHKATDRMTFANGAVKAAIWLAEQPAGFYTMTDVLGLNDL, from the coding sequence ATGGTTAGAATTGCGATTGCGGGTGCCGCAGGACGTATGGGACGCAATCTGGTAAAAGCAACACACCAGAATCCGCTTTCCGAATTGGGCGCGGGCTCTGAGCGTCCAGAATCCTCATTAGTGGGCGTTGATATTGGTGAGCTGTGCGGTATCGGTAAACAAGGTATTGTTTTAGTTGATAACCTAGAGCAAGCCGTTGAACAGTTTGATGTGATTATTGATTTCACTGCGCCTGCCAGCACCTTAGCTAACTTAGCCTTGTGTGAGCAGCATGGTAAAAAACTGGTGATTGGCACAACGGGCTTTACCGATGCTCAGCGCCAAACCATTGAACAAGCAGCAAAGAAGATCCCGATTGTCATGGCGCCCAACTACAGCGTTGGTGTCAACTTGGTGTTTAAACTGCTGGAAAAAGCCGCCAAAGTGATGGGTGACTACTGTGATATCGAAATCATTGAAGCTCATCATCGCCATAAAGTCGATGCGCCTTCGGGTACCGCGATTGGCATGGGCGAAGCGATTGCCCATGCGATGGGTAATCAACTGAGTGATGTGGCGGTGTACGCGCGAGAAGGGATCACCGGTGAGCGTTCACGCAATGAAATTGGGTTTGCCACGATTCGTGCGGGAGACATCATTGGTGAGCATACCGCCATGTTTGCCGATATTGGTGAGCGAGTGGAGATCACCCACAAAGCCACTGACCGAATGACGTTTGCCAATGGTGCAGTCAAAGCTGCCATTTGGCTCGCGGAGCAACCCGCCGGTTTCTACACCATGACCGATGTGCTCGGATTGAATGACCTCTAA
- a CDS encoding 1-deoxy-D-xylulose 5-phosphate reductoisomerase codes for MEIGGKKTTIHKAIVNKPSFYPKTETKQQNIHQEDKITTKQA; via the coding sequence ATGGAAATAGGTGGCAAAAAAACAACCATACATAAAGCAATCGTTAACAAGCCAAGTTTTTATCCAAAAACAGAGACAAAACAACAAAACATACACCAAGAAGACAAAATAACAACAAAACAAGCTTAG
- the carA gene encoding glutamine-hydrolyzing carbamoyl-phosphate synthase small subunit, with the protein MSKSALLVLEDGTVFRGVSIGADGISVGEVVFNTSMTGYQEILTDPSYSQQIVTLTYPHIGNTGTNSEDEESTAIHAQGLVIRDLPLIASNFRSEQSLSDYLKSQNIVGIADIDTRKLTRILREKGAQNGCIMAGDNLDEALALAKAKEFPGLKGMDLAKVVSTKEAYAWKQGSWTLEGGLPEAKADSELPYHVVAYDFGAKRNILRMLVDRGCRLTVVPAQTSAEDVLALNPDGVFLSNGPGDPEPCTYAIEATRVFLEKNIPVFGICLGHQILALASGAKTVKMKFGHHGANHPVKDLDRGVVMITSQNHGFAADEATLPDNLRATHKSLFDGSLQGIHRTDKPAFSFQGHPEASPGPHDAAPLFDHFIELIKQFRA; encoded by the coding sequence TTGAGTAAATCAGCACTGTTAGTCCTAGAAGATGGGACAGTGTTCCGCGGAGTGTCCATCGGGGCAGATGGTATTTCCGTCGGTGAAGTCGTTTTCAATACCTCGATGACGGGGTACCAAGAAATCCTCACTGATCCTTCTTATTCCCAGCAAATCGTTACTCTTACTTATCCTCACATTGGCAATACCGGAACCAATTCCGAAGACGAAGAATCCACTGCGATTCATGCTCAAGGCCTTGTGATTCGCGATCTCCCTCTTATCGCTTCTAACTTCCGCAGTGAACAATCCCTCTCTGATTATCTCAAGTCACAAAACATTGTCGGTATTGCTGACATTGATACCCGTAAACTGACTCGTATCTTGCGTGAGAAAGGCGCACAGAACGGCTGCATCATGGCGGGCGATAATCTGGATGAAGCATTAGCACTGGCGAAAGCGAAAGAGTTTCCGGGCCTGAAAGGCATGGATCTCGCGAAAGTGGTTTCCACCAAAGAAGCGTATGCGTGGAAACAAGGCTCATGGACGCTAGAAGGCGGCCTACCTGAAGCGAAAGCGGACAGCGAACTGCCTTACCATGTTGTGGCTTACGATTTTGGTGCGAAGCGTAACATCCTACGTATGTTGGTGGATCGTGGCTGCCGCTTAACTGTGGTGCCAGCGCAGACCTCTGCAGAAGACGTGCTCGCCCTTAATCCAGACGGTGTGTTTCTATCCAATGGCCCAGGCGACCCAGAGCCATGTACTTATGCGATTGAAGCCACACGCGTTTTCCTTGAGAAAAACATTCCTGTTTTTGGTATCTGTCTAGGTCACCAAATTCTGGCACTCGCCTCCGGCGCGAAAACAGTAAAAATGAAGTTCGGTCACCATGGTGCAAACCACCCAGTGAAGGATTTGGATCGCGGTGTGGTGATGATCACCTCACAAAACCACGGTTTTGCAGCCGATGAAGCGACTCTGCCTGACAACCTGCGTGCAACCCACAAATCGCTGTTTGATGGTTCACTGCAAGGGATTCATCGTACCGACAAGCCAGCGTTTAGCTTCCAAGGTCACCCAGAAGCAAGCCCAGGTCCACACGATGCAGCACCGCTGTTTGACCACTTTATTGAACTGATTAAACAATTCCGCGCTTAA